From the genome of Primulina eburnea isolate SZY01 chromosome 12, ASM2296580v1, whole genome shotgun sequence, one region includes:
- the LOC140806556 gene encoding pentatricopeptide repeat-containing protein At4g21065-like: MYKRATEQDCLTLLQLCNSLSKLSQLHSFFLKLGFQSNPLILTKFTTISSHLNVIDYASSLIFSPESEPHCYDSFLFNTVIKAYAETNSFKRTAICYYREMLYYGVGPNNYTYPFVLKACAGIADLDLGKTIHGCENGIDMAEMLFDEMSKCDSVPWSAMIGGYVRWGVPNEAVKLFRKMQIARVRPDEITMVMVLSACADLGALELGRWVESYIDQEMVEKSTELWNALIDMFAKCGDVDKALRLFRNMCESKRSIVSWTSIITGMGTHGRGLEAVAFFEEMKRAAGLVPDDVTFIGLLSACSHSGLVDKGKQYFDAMVNEFGITPRIEHYGCMVDLFSRVGLVKEAVEFVSKMPIDPNPVIWRTLVAACRENGELNLGERIAKELMSNQPMHESTYILLSNLYAKTMAWEKKNTIRRAMGKKGIRKVPGSAMIELAGVINEFVAGDKTHKEHQQIYQMVDEMERRLKSGGYGATTSDVLLDIDDADKEAAPES; the protein is encoded by the exons ATGTACAAGAGAGCAACAGAGCAAGATTGCCTCACTCTACTTCAGCTCTGTAACTCTCTCTCCAAACTCAGTCAATTGCATAGTTTCTTTCTAAAGCTCGGTTTTCAAAGTAACCCGTTAATCCTCACAAAATTCACTACTATCTCCTCACACCTCAATGTCATTGACTATGCCTCATCGCTCATTTTCTCCCCAGAATCAGAACCCCATTGCTACGATTCCTTCCTTTTCAACACTGTTATTAAAGCCTACGCGGAGACGAACAGTTTTAAGCGTACTGCGATATGCTATTACAGAGAAATGCTATATTACGGAGTTGGGCCTAACAACTACACGTACCCATTTGTTCTCAAGGCGTGTGCTGGAATCGCGGACTTGGATTTGGGCAAAACGATTCATGG ATGTGAAAATGGGATTGATATGGCAGAGATGctgtttgatgaaatgtccAAGTGCGACTCAGTCCCTTGGAGTGCCATGATTGGTGGGTATGTGAGGTGGGGTGTGCCAAATGAAGCCGTCAAGCTGTTTAGAAAAATGCAGATTGCCAGGGTGAGACCCGATGAGATTACCATGGTGATGGTGCTGTCTGCCTGCGCTGATTTGGGTGCACTTGAGCTTGGGAGATGGGTCGAGTCTTACATAGATCAAGAGATGGTCGAGAAGAGCACTGAACTGTGGAATGCATTAATCGACATGTTTGCCAAGTGTGGTGATGTTGATAAAGCATTGAGGTTGTTTAGGAACATGTGTGAGAGTAAGAGGAGTATTGTTTCTTGGACATCCATAATTACAGGTATGGGGACGCATGGTCGTGGTCTGGAGGCAGTTGCCTTttttgaggagatgaagagagcaGCAGGGTTGGTGCCTGATGATGTTACATTCATCGGTTTGCTATCTGCTTGTAGCCATTCTGGTTTAGTCGACAAGGGAAAGCAATATTTTGATGCGATGGTAAATGAATTTGGAATCACACCTAGGATTGAGCATTATGGATGTATGGTAGACCTGTTCAGCAGGGTTGGATTGGTGAAAGAAGCTGTGGAATTTGTAAGTAAGATGCCCATTGATCCGAATCCTGTGATATGGCGAACCTTAGTTGCTGCGTGTCGAGAAAATGGTGAGCTGAATCTTGGTGAAAGAATAGCCAAGGAGCTGATGAGTAATCAGCCCATGCATGAGTCTACCTATATTCTACTTTCCAATTTATATGCCAAAACGATGGCTTGGGAAAAGAAAAACACCATCAGGAGAGCAATGGGGAAGAAGGGGATCAGAAAGGTTCCTGGTAGTGCTATGATTGAGCTTGCTGGTGTAATTAATGAGTTTGTTGCTGGAGATAAAACTCACAAAGAGCACCAGCAAATTTACCAAATGGTTGATGAAATGGAGAGAAGGTTAAAGAGTGGTGGATACGGTGCGACGACATCTGATGTGTTACTTGACATTGACGACGCAGACAAGGAGGCTGCTCCAGAGTCTTAA
- the LOC140807672 gene encoding probable sugar phosphate/phosphate translocator At2g25520, translating to MGKSEALSDGVIKKIILSYTYVSVWIFLSFTVIVYNKYILDHKLYNWPFPISLTMIHMTFCSSLAFAAVRLFKIVDPVALSRRVYLTSVVPIGALYALSLWLSNSAYIYLSVSFIQMLKALMPVAVYSIGILFKKDAFKSNTMLNMLAISVGVAVAAFGEAKYDSWGVLLQLGAVLFEATRLVMIQILLTSKGINLNPITSLYYVAPSCLAFLSVPWLIVEYPLLRQRSGFHFDFAIFGTNSLCAFALNLAVFLLVGKTSALTMNVAGVVKDWLLIAFSWSVIKDTVTPLNLFGYGLAFMGVAYYNHSKLQALKAKEAQKKAPPADEEAAKLIDEREEDGMGRKGDTQA from the coding sequence atGGGGAAAAGTGAGGCCCTCTCAGATGGGGTGATAAAAAAGATAATCCTCTCATATACATATGTGTCCGTATGGATTTTCCTCTCGTTCACAGTCATCGTGTACAACAAGTACATCCTTGACCACAAGCTCTACAACTGGCCTTTTCCCATCTCCCTAACTATGATTCACATGACCTTCTGCTCTTCTCTAGCTTTCGCTGCCGTCCGCTTGTTCAAGATCGTGGACCCGGTGGCGCTCTCCCGACGCGTGTACCTCACCTCCGTCGTCCCAATTGGGGCTCTGTATGCTCTCTCTCTGTGGCTCTCCAACTCGGCTTACATATACCTCTCCGTCTCCTTCATTCAAATGCTCAAAGCACTGATGCCTGTTGCTGTTTATTCTATCGGAATTCTCTTCAAGAAAGATGCTTTCAAGAGCAACACCATGCTTAACATGCTTGCTATCTCCGTGGGGGTTGCGGTCGCTGCTTTTggtgaggccaagtatgattcTTGGGGGGTTCTGCTTCAACTTGGTGCCGTTCTTTTTGAGGCTACGAGGTTGGTTATGATTCAGATCTTGTTGACTTCAAAAGGGATTAATTTGAACCCAATTACTTCGCTTTACTACGTGGCACCCAGTTGTTTGGCTTTTCTTTCTGTTCCATGGCTTATTGTGGAGTACCCGTTGTTGAGGCAGAGATCCGGGTTTCATTTTGATTTTGCTATTTTTGGGACCAACTCTCTGTGCGCGTTTGCTTTGAACTTGGCTGTGTTCTTGCTGGTGGGCAAGACCTCAGCTTTGACCATGAATGTCGCTGGGGTGGTGAAGGATTGGCTCTTGATTGCCTTTTCTTGGTCTGTGATCAAGGATACAGTGACGCCATTGAATTTGTTTGGCTATGGGTTGGCCTTTATGGGAGTCGCATATTACAATCATTCCAAATTACAGGCTTTGAAGGCCAAGGAGGCACAGAAGAAGGCACCTCCAGCAGATGAGGAGGCAGCGAAACTGATAGATGAGAGGGAAGAAGATGGAATGGGAAGGAAAGGAGATACACAGGCTTAA